Below is a window of Pleurodeles waltl isolate 20211129_DDA chromosome 4_1, aPleWal1.hap1.20221129, whole genome shotgun sequence DNA.
taggattttgtatcaccattctggccatactaaatatgacctccctgctcctttcagatcagcagctgccatatcaacagtgtatgagggcagccccaatgttagcctatgaagggagcaggtctcacagtagtgcaaaaacgaattgagggttttttacactaccaggacatataactacacaggtacatgtcctaccttttacctacacagcaccctgctctaggggatacccagggcacacattaagggtgacttatatgtaggaaaaggggagctctatgcttggcaggtacttttaaatgccaagtcgatgtggcagtgaaactgcccacacaggcctagcaatggtaggcctgagacaaggaaaaggggctacttaagtgggtggcacaatccgtgctgcaggtccactagtagcatttaatctataggccctaggcacctggagtgcacattactggggacttataagtagattaaatagttcaatcaggtatgatccaaagttaccatgtttacagagagagagcatatgcactttagcactggttaagtgcgcagagtctaaaaaccagcaaaaacagtatccacaaagtggagggaggcaggcaaaaagttaggggtgactaccctaaggctgtcaggtctaacaaccaccatacacaagacaggatgggccacatcctggccaccctggaacagtcAAAGGCTTCAGATAGACCAACATCATGAGACaacggagcagtggaaacaactcaataccTCTACGGCCACtactgcaggggtgctgcagtaccaCTACCCAACCCAGACTGAGAACCCCACAAACcgggaagcccctaccactgcccaggacacagaccggCCCTCTCCATCAGCTGCAGCAACTGgattggtggcactggcagaggacacacaagagaccagcacccctacccctgcagtccagcaccagacactcaaccgggccctcagacccagatatggcaatgGAACAActtccaagaccaaggcccccacaaagaagtgactttgacctgaactgactcccaagtgtgccactgtgctaccatcctcacccgccaatagcaaatTAGCAACTTGAAAGGGacatatggacctatacccactgccaccaattgctgagcccatgtacctagtatggacattcACCATTAGCCCACTtcctatcactgtacagcgcaccaatgcactggtgacaccaaataaaacacatttgcacaaatttgtatgtcccctgtcattatgtataTTCAATTGTAAATGCGAATGCATTTGCCAGACAtttccataatcatacctttattgcaggaatggtaccccaagcacaacatcgtctggagtaaaccaaaatgtataccatgtttgtttccatagcacatgccaccttattcttcaggtaacagtgtcaatgactacagaccccacatccccaaacaaatgagtcagacaaacattatgcagtgcaaaaaacatcatcagtgaacagtacctcatagtcactggaagtatagttggatcagctggttcctggagtgaacatcttccccctcttcatcctcaccatcactctcatcccctctgagAGGTAGCAGGTCTgaatgtacagcaccctcctcctctagtagggggataacTCTCCTCATAGCCAcgatgtgcagcatgcagcaggcaaccactattctacataccttcccagggccatagcacagggatcccccagagagatggaggcaatgaaatctagccttcagggatctatagtgtgctcaatcaccctcctagtacgtccatgggcctcattataattcctctctgcatctgtcctgggatttctcacaggtgtcaggagccattgcatgttggggtagccagaatcacctgaaaaagttTGTGAAACAGGACTGTcataaactgccattacttgcagacagcctggctgccaGCTATGTACTGATTCAGTGTCAATCACACTCACCTataagccatcctctgtccccttgtagttgttccatcatgtgtggcacactgctgttcctcaggacaaaggaatcatgaactgatcctgcaaacctggcatttacatgtgaaatgtactggtcagcagtacacatcagTTGTATATTCATTgactggtagttcttcctgttcctgtatacgtGTTCATTCACTCTCGGgggtgagagctatgtgggtgccatcaatggcacctatcacatggggaatgttagtaAAGGCATACAATTCAGACTTGattgcagggagttcagccctttggggaagctTGACatagtctgcaggtgttgtacaaatgcatccaggaatttggacaggacgaggctaaacattggcagtgcgaaccctgcacccatgcccactgtcacctgaaatgagcctgaagcctagaaatggagtgcagagagaaattgcccttcagtagggatggcatgctgattccgattagcaggTCTCGGTACAGGATCCAttaaagcacataggtcatggattgttgcacaattgaGTCTGCAGGTGAAAATTATGtgactttccaccatggtttccaaatcaacaggaggtctgtacacagatggggccctccctcgccacattggACTGTACCTATGAGGAGGAAAaaaacatatgagggacacacatacgcataccaaacatgttgtgtatgaataactgctgtaaaaCACGTTGGTTACACACAAAAGCGATGTAAGATGTACAATAtctgggacatgtatgcagtgatacctctggactgataTGAGGAACGGGcactcatgtgggcaggcaacAAAGGGCCGGGACCTGAAGGCCCTGAATGTTGCCCCTGACAAGAAAATATGTACATGGTGCTAGAAAAATGGCAGCCATCTGttatccagatatgaaggagtggaagtgacctggTTCCTTTGGAGGTAGTTGTCATGGCGTAAGGTGGTGTTCactgtcatgcacccattcattggtttacagggttgtcaatggggaacctgggcctatcatgatcgccgccgtcgGTGATGGTGCGGACCGCCGCAGAGcatacgccatgtcgtcaccccaatttcagtTGACTTCCTGAtcctgtgcatgcaagtactccactgagtatgTTGCTGTGTCATGACTCTGGAtactccaatggcacgagtcataggagaaagggccctggccttcaccacggaggagctggaaaaactggtggatggggtcctacccctgtatgccaaggtaTATTGGTGACCAAAGGAACAGGTGAGTAGGTGGTTGCCTTacctggatgtgtgtgatggtggtggatgtctGTAAGCATGTGTGGTCGATATGTAACTGCACaggtgtagattgtgtggcaagtactgtgcttgaggtggtgaaatgatcctgtgaagtggcCGTCCCATATGGGATGTATTGTCAGCTGTATCAAATGGCCATATCctgacctctgttttttttctctgtgtgtcccatacaggtcagcacgaatcagaagaggggactcttgAAGGCCATCTcaagggaggtgcggaccctgggggtctacaaccggcggagcactcactgcatgAAGCAGTGAGGGGACCTGCGGCATTGGGCCATGAAGAcccgcgaggcccagctggggaaggcctcccaacgaggaaggggtgccagacgGACCTTgccccccccaatgtgcttcattctggcggtggcatatcaggattaggatgggcgcttgaaggcagcaaagcagccacaagggggtgagtaccaactccatttcataccactttgatggatgtgtttgggtgctgtagtatgtatgctgtctagtgccaccCACTCCGACAGGTgtcttccagcagtcctgccccccatgggcacgAAAATTATTAGGGGCAGGTCTcacagttcatcaggtccatgTGTCATGTGGGAAATTACTTTTATGCTGGGGTGATGGcctctagtcaggggcatagtcatgactatagtTATAGGTGCTGAGTATAGGTGTGAGAGCTGGATGGTATAGTGTGttcaccaagtatgtacatccattcaggtatttacagatttcgtTCATGTTTTGTctgcccacccctgtgctcttgtgttctttgtgtacattagcatcatctggcgagggagcagtggaaCCGGCGAGTGGGGATACAGCGGCCCACGGtttcaaggaggcagagtcgaccaatgccaaggggaccagtgggttggagggctagGGGAGTACCACACGGGAGGCAActtccactggcggtagtgactctgatacctcctccaatgggagttccctggtggtggcggaccctagtgggcctacccattctgtgtcatcttccgccacccaccATACCATCTCCTCCCTCTCAggtgctccccacctagttgcccgtgcccgatTACCCCAaagggtgagcgtctccttcgctccaggtacctcatcccctgccccagtcagccctgctgcccttacagaggaggctattgacctcctgagagccatctctgtaggcagacaaccatcgtaaatgccatccaggggctagcatcccagatgtagcaatgcaatgcatacctgaaaggcattcacaatgccatgtctggcctacagagatcttttcaggctctggcctcctctttgacagcagccagtgtccctggtctttcggttccccctccaaccacctctatccCTTCATCCAGTtcaagcacatgttcagacagccatgagcatacctcaacacacaagatgcacacagagaaacacaaacaccacacttcccaccacaggcatacaagcagccaacatacaaaggcacacacaaaaacatccacttcccccagtgtgtccccctctcccgcctccctctCTGCCACCTCaaaatgcacacccacaagcactgcaccctcagtcactgctgctggccccattcctgcagtcaccacaacatcagacatccagtcatccattccagacaccacacctgcactcaccacaacgacactGAGTGACACACGCAGCACATTCACCAAACCTGCAGGCacgcagacaacatccatttacactggcagcctgtcttgtcccactgtgtccaccccacctcctcccaagacactcaaacgttcccagacacccactcaacacacatccaccactccaccacacctcagcatactgtacaggcacctgcatccatgtccagcacacctacaccagttacaagcactccctctacctccactcccacaccttcctccatcttcaccccaactgcccttaaaaaatgtttcctgtcctgtgttgacctgttcgaacccagtgGCCCACCccttctcgtccctaaacgtgcacatctccttgccctgtccactccttcctcttctaagtccgccccagtctgcccttcccagtcccatgcccctttcccagagaggaagaagccccgtgttgccacaggtccctctgccacccccgttcCAAGCCCGATcctccaccttccaagagcaaacccaaaccccatccatctctcaaacgtaagcccaagcccccacctcccagatataagtccccaccccaccaccccctgcccctatttcatgaggtgcctggctgccccattgatgtacctttacggtggagtaccatgtgcagaTGTGGGAGCCAAGTTTGAGTTATTTCAGCCCTTCAGCCGGTTtcccatggactggccaatggccttatttggacattacattttaatgttctattaatgtttgtgtgcccagtgttgctgtaggcacaatacagagacaatatggagacgtggttcattgtttcattgtgggggtgtggtgtgcacatgtgtgtactttgggcaggttttatttgccttgtgtctggtaagtaccgcttattctggtgtgtatggcttgtgatggtgtgaggggttgggagtgtgttgcagggtgggtgggtgtgtaactgtgccctttcttcccttgtttactagtttgcagtacttaccatcatcatcttcctcggtggtcacggtcgtggaggtatattgcaattagcaggactggcattatttgcaactctctctccatgtctgcttcagcatgttgtgtgtgcctacagtgagtgtttccttttatttggttcgtttctgccatgctttgcctggcggtggttcccgccccagaactgacggcggtcttgtgcttcattatttgttggtgtGTGGATTTcccactggctgtttctcatgtgcttcattatttggcggtccgaaccgccagcctgttggtgggagtaaccatgttcataatgagggcctgggttAGAAACACGTTTagtttgaaatatttatttcataaaaCATTTAGGGTCTCATTTATGAATATTTAgtgtagggcagcactgcaagtctttttgctgtgctgcactacgcCAAATCAAAACggctggaatgcaccatatttatacgaTATGCTGCATATCTATCCTTTCAGACAGAGCACAACTTGGcgcctagggccaatgcaggcaccctggcaccatgataCAAGGCTGTCTGTTTGATTGGCagtattgtttttgcacaggaagggatatcttcctgcacaaaaacaatccatggaggcattttcttccttctatgtgcactgcagaatgcagcaccaatggaaagaggtgtgaggttttggcactgccccagcttTATGTGATTTTGTAGATCTGGGGCAGTGGCAAAATCCacaagtgttgcatgggaacacccactgcagggctCATGGAGCGCCTCCTAGACACAGACTAATGTAATGCAGGACTTCGCGCTGTCTtcccttactctatatctatgaagccatgcaaagccacggagGGTGACATTGTGTCACCTTATAGATATGATTAAGAGGCCCGTGCCACCGAAGAGTCTAAAAAATTGACACTTCAGcggcgcaggcctcttgtaaataacaACCTTAgtttaaatacttacctatgctTCCCCaggatggggacccccatcctatggtgtaatcctggtgtgggtggggttgttgctggggcttggggtgggcatctgtaggcccattccatggtgtttggccatggaaatgcaTCCACAAGTAccctaacgcctggcctgaccaAAGCGTTAAATAAtgccgctaagcaggcttagcaccattatttgggtcggCCTACTAAGTGCGTTATTTCGgcaccggagtataaataaggcagtaGGGGGTTAGCGTCGTATTGTGaacggaaatgcctaccttgcatctaattaatgCAAGGTAGTTTGCTGCTTGCTTCTTTTATGAGAATCTTGTATGTCAGcatttttttagaaatgtccaaaaatgtccaaatatatattttttccacataGACAGTTTCCAAAGTTCTTTTCCACCTGTTATCTTCTAACAATATCATCCCAATTCAGTTTAGTAGTGTGATTTAATATTGAGAGTGTAGGTTGCTATTTACTGCAGAGAGAACAATGTATCACTAGAGCTGAAGCAATaacacactctacactactctacactcTACATCTGCATTCATGGTTTGTGGCACACTTTTTTCAcatgtacttttaaaaaaaaacaattatatgtaACCAAAGGTAGGGCTCAGGGGGTTATATTTGTGCCATAAGATGAATCACAGTGAACAGGCCTTTTACCATTGTTGTTTCCCTATGTAAGGTAATTGCTGCATGTAACCTGTGAGGTGTAAACAGTATTAATCTTGTGTCAGTCTTGCGGCACTGTGATAATAAACATGAAACTGACTTTTGTGCTGTAGTCATAAATGTGTGAATGTGCATCTATTACTACTGTTGCTCCAAATATTGGTCTGTATTTGTTTTCAAGACAAGGAGGCTTCCTCAATGAAAGAACTTTGCCCGACTCAGCATCTTCTTGAGGGCTTCTTTCATATCATGATTTCTTAGGCTGTAAATCAGTGGGTTCAGCAAAGGGATTAGAACTGTTGAGAACACAGCTACCACCTTGTCTTGCTTATGCGAAGTGCTGGAACTGGGGCGAAGTTCTATAAAGAGAACTGCACCATAAAAAAGGAAGACAGAGATAAAATGGGATATACAAGTTGAGAAGGCTCTGTATCTTCCTGCTGATGACCGGATCCTCAAGACAGCAAAAACAATATAGGCATATGAGATGAGGACAATGAGGAGGGTTCCTAGTAACACAAAAGAGGTAAACACGAGACGCACAAGTTCATTGATGGTCAAGTCGCTGCAGGAGATTTTCACAAGAACAGGATAATCACACATGAAATGATCAATAATATTAGGACCACAGAAAGATAACTGTAAAAAGCAACCTGCATGAATCAGAGAGTTTAGAAAACCACAAACGTATGATAGAGCTACCAAATAAATAGTGAGACTTTTCGTCATTGTGAGGGTATAATGTAATGGGTTACATATAGCCACATAACGGTCATATGCCATCATAGCCAACTGAAAGAACTCAGTGCCACCAAATCCTGCATAGAAAAACAATTGAGTTAAGCAGCCAAAAAAAGAGATGGTCTTCCTATCAGCAAGCATGTCAACAAGCATCTTGGGGGAAGAGGTTGATGAGAACCCAAAATCCAAAACAGCCAAGGAGCCGAGAAAGAAGTACATAGGTGAATGAAGACAGGGTTCTAAGTAAA
It encodes the following:
- the LOC138287027 gene encoding olfactory receptor 5J3-like; this encodes MGTENGSIVTTFILEGFTKDTELKVPLFIIFTLIYVLTLLANVSILMIIYLEPCLHSPMYFFLGSLAVLDFGFSSTSSPKMLVDMLADRKTISFFGCLTQLFFYAGFGGTEFFQLAMMAYDRYVAICNPLHYTLTMTKSLTIYLVALSYVCGFLNSLIHAGCFLQLSFCGPNIIDHFMCDYPVLVKISCSDLTINELVRLVFTSFVLLGTLLIVLISYAYIVFAVLRIRSSAGRYRAFSTCISHFISVFLFYGAVLFIELRPSSSTSHKQDKVVAVFSTVLIPLLNPLIYSLRNHDMKEALKKMLSRAKFFH